One region of Bradyrhizobium betae genomic DNA includes:
- a CDS encoding glycoside hydrolase family 5 protein, which produces MTTSRGRLLLAAILLSLSMPPAMADTCVPVPQTVAPDRLAALSRGFNADGWINGERSAPPGRELLMQLRKAGMSHVRLPVPAERVMLRFAAKAERDETLRALDTALKQLMALGYFVSVDLHPGERFNRLHKDDPDAALREMKDAWSALADIIRAYPAGRVFAELLNEPDVEVGRWQEEVESLAAVVRQLLPATTLVVGPVNWQRADSLPQFRPLPDPNVVYAIHFYDPMVFTHQGHWDAQDPLHDIVDLPYPISASDPAVQTLRQDLQARGATRALGMLDTAIAVARDKPSVDQWLEPAVAWQRQFARPLIVNEFGVLKAGAPRDSRLRWLASVTAYARAHCWGWTHWELAQGFGLVDSSTGKPDPGVMRALLGATKPGER; this is translated from the coding sequence ATGACGACCTCGCGCGGTCGTCTGCTCCTTGCCGCGATATTGCTTTCGCTATCCATGCCGCCGGCAATGGCGGACACTTGCGTGCCCGTGCCGCAGACCGTTGCGCCGGACAGGCTCGCCGCCTTGTCGCGCGGTTTCAATGCCGACGGCTGGATCAACGGTGAACGATCCGCGCCCCCCGGTCGCGAACTGCTGATGCAGCTTCGCAAGGCGGGCATGAGTCATGTCCGGCTGCCGGTTCCCGCAGAGCGCGTGATGCTCCGCTTTGCCGCAAAGGCCGAACGCGACGAGACGCTGCGCGCGCTCGACACGGCGTTGAAGCAGCTCATGGCGCTCGGCTACTTCGTCTCGGTCGATCTGCATCCCGGCGAGCGCTTCAATCGCCTGCACAAGGACGATCCGGACGCAGCGCTGCGCGAGATGAAGGATGCGTGGAGCGCCCTCGCCGACATCATTCGGGCCTATCCCGCTGGTCGCGTCTTCGCCGAGCTGCTCAATGAGCCCGATGTCGAAGTGGGCAGGTGGCAAGAGGAGGTCGAATCGCTCGCCGCCGTCGTCCGCCAATTGCTCCCCGCGACCACACTCGTTGTCGGGCCGGTCAATTGGCAGCGCGCGGACTCGCTTCCGCAATTTCGCCCGTTGCCGGATCCGAACGTCGTCTACGCCATCCATTTCTACGATCCCATGGTGTTCACCCATCAGGGCCACTGGGATGCGCAGGATCCGCTGCACGACATCGTGGATCTGCCCTATCCGATCAGCGCGAGCGATCCCGCCGTTCAGACACTCCGTCAGGATTTGCAGGCGAGGGGCGCGACCAGGGCGCTCGGCATGCTCGACACCGCGATTGCCGTCGCCCGGGACAAGCCGAGCGTCGATCAATGGCTTGAGCCCGCAGTCGCATGGCAGCGGCAATTTGCGCGGCCGCTCATCGTCAACGAGTTCGGCGTGCTGAAAGCCGGCGCGCCCCGCGACAGCCGCCTGCGATGGCTCGCGTCGGTCACCGCCTATGCCAGGGCGCATTGCTGGGGCTGGACGCATTGGGAGCTGGCGCAGGGATTCGGCCTCGTCGACAGCAGCACCGGCAAGCCCGATCCCGGCGTGATGCGGGCGTTGCTCGGGGCGACCAAGCCGGGCGAGCGATGA